The proteins below come from a single Aegilops tauschii subsp. strangulata cultivar AL8/78 chromosome 6, Aet v6.0, whole genome shotgun sequence genomic window:
- the LOC123494514 gene encoding uncharacterized protein: MRHLYHGCTKFSRFSFVVNLLHLKLCHRITNSAFTDILKLLAEAFPQPNTLPKSYDYAKNLLKELGLGYESIHVCINNCVLFRKQYAKHDNCPVCGMPRWKDPARKKIPQKVLRHFPLVPRLKRTFLSKKASEEAQWHKLKRQPSEKEMSHPADGDAWQDFDKKYPKFAEDARNMRLGIATDGFNPFGNFNTTYSMWPVFVVPYNLPPWACMDQSNFMMALLIPGPKSPGKHFDVFLQPLVEDLLELWKGVRTYDAREGKMFDLHAAVLWCIHDYPALSTLLGCTTRGYAACIHCDKHPLSYGLRHKIGYIGHYRFLPKGHRLRRNNEFVGLRERNDEPGKFSKEELQAELEKVRPGRQEENRKRNRSDLGSKKAHVPIWSQRVCLWDLDYWDKLKLRHNLDVMHIEKNICENLIGTILNMEGKTKDTLNARLDLQDLNIKEELHLRKDGNSYEMPRARYTLSKEQVVAFCQFLRELKFPDGFASNISRCTSADGTKVQGLKTHDCHILLQRILPASMRGFLDSDIYEAIAELGKFFRELCSKTLNRDVLAEMKKEIPVILCKLEKIFPPAFFDVMVHLAVHLPEEALHYWNQLLCHLQFFAVSFCSLQRTG; this comes from the exons ATGCGGCACCTTTATCATGGTTGTACCAAGTTTTCAAGGTTCTCATTTGTGGTGAATCTTCTTCATTTGAAGTTATGCCATAGGATCACAAATAGTGCATTTACTGACATTTTGAAGCTACTGGCTGAAGCATTCCCTCAACCCAATACACTCCCAAAATCTTATGACTATGCAAAGAATCTTCTAAAGGAATTAGGCCTTGGGTATGAGTCTATACATGTGTGCATCAATAATTGTGTTTTGTTCAGAAAGCAATATGCCAAGCATGACAACTGCCCAGTTTGTGGCATGCCAAGGTGGAAAGACCCTGCTAGAAAGAAGATACCACAGAAAGTTCTGAGGCATTTTCCATTGGTGCCTAGGCTGAAGAGGACGTTTCTTTCCAAAAAAGCATCAGAAGAAGCACAGTGGCACAAGCTAAAGAGGCAACCCAGTGAGAAGGAAATGAGCCATCCAGCTGACGGTGATGCGTGGCAAGATTTTGATAAAAAATATCCAAAATTTGCAGAAGATGCCAGAAACATGAGGCTTGGCATTGCCACTGATGGGTTCAATCCTTTCGGAAACTTTAACACAACCTATAGTATGTGGCCTGTATTTGTTGTGCCATACAACCTTCCACCTTGGGCATGCATGGATCAGTCAAATTTCATGATGGCTCTGTTAATTCCAGGTCCTAAATCACCTGGCAAGCACTTTGATGTCTTCCTACAGCCACTTGTAGAAGATTTACTTGAGCTTTGGAAGGGTGTGCGTACATATGATGCTCGTGAAGGAAAAATGTTTGATCTTCATGCTGCAGTTCTATGGTGCATTCACGATTACCCAGCTCTGAGCACTCTTTTAGGGTGTACCACAAGAGGCTATGCTGCATGTATTCATTGTGACAAACACCCTCTTTCCTATGGCCTAAGGCACAAAATTGGGTATATTGGGCATTATCGTTTCCTTCCAAAGGGACATCGTTTGCGAAGAAACAATGAATTTGTTGGTCTCCGTGAACGCAATGATGAGCCAGGTAAATTCTCAAAGGAAGAGCTACAAGCAGAATTGGAGAAGGTTAGACCTGGGCGACAAGAAGAAAACAGGAAAAGAAACCGTTCTGACTTGGGCAGCAAGAAGGCTCATGTGCCAATTTGGAGTCAGAGGGTTTGTTTGTGGGATTTGGATTATTGGGATAAATTGAAGCTGAGACATAatcttgatgtcatgcatatcgaGAAAAACATTTGTGAAAACCTCATTGGGACAATTCTCAACATGGAGGGGAAGACGAAGGACACACTTAATGCTAggcttgatctccaagatttGAATATTAAAGAGGAGTTGCATTTGAGGAAGGATGGAAACTCATATGAGATGCCTCGGGCCCGGTATACCTTGTCTAAAGAACAAGTGGTTGCATTTTGTCAATTTTTACGGGAGTTAAAGTTTCCAGATGGGTTTGCTTCCAACATATCTAGATGTACAAGTGCTGATGGAACCAAGGTCCAAGGCCTAAAAACACATGATTGTCACATTCTTTTGCAAAGAATCTTACCTGCTAGCATGAGAGGATTTCTGGATAGTGATATATATGAAGCAATAGCTGAGTTGGGCAAGTTTTTCAGGGAACTGTGCAGCAAAACTCTTAACAGGGATGTGTTGGCTGAAATGAAGAAAGAAATCCCTGTAATTTTGTGCAAGCTTGAGAAAATTTTCCCTCCTGctttctttgatgtgatggtgcaccTTGCCGTACATTTACCAGAAGAGGCattacactactggaatcagctactttgccatct ccagttctttgccgtcagcttttgcTCTttgcaaagaactggctga